GCCGCAACCTGACGAGCCTCGCGGGCGACTTCGCGCTGGAGCTGGACCAGCCGCCGCTCGACAAGCTGGGGCTGTTCGCCATCACCGGCGCCACGGGCGCGGGCAAGAGCACGCTGCTGGACGCCATGTGCCTCGCCCTCTTCGATCGCACGCCCCGGCTGAGCGATCGCGGAGGCGCGCCGGTGGGCCGTCCGGACGAGGACGAGGAGGCGCGGCTTCAGGCCAACGACGTGCGCGGCATGCTGCGGCGGGGCGCGGGCGAGGGCTTCGCCGAGGTGGACTTCCTGGGCAAGGATGGCAGGCGCTACCGCGCGCGCTGGTCTGTGTGGCGGGCGCGCAACCGCGCCGAGGGCCGCTTCCGTCCCCAGGAGATGAGCCTCACCGACGCGGCCACCCAGCAGACCTTCGGGCGCACCAAGTCCGAGGTGCTCAAGGCCATCGAGGAGCGGCTGGGCCTGTCCTTCGACCAGTTCCGCCGCTCGGCGCTGCTGGCGCAGGGCGAGTTCGCCGCCTTCCTGCGCGCGGATGCCAACGAGCGCGCGGAGCTGCTGGAGCGGATGACGGGGACGGAGGTGTACAGCCGGGTGTCCATGGCCGCGCACCAGCGCCACAAGTCGGCGCAGGAGGAGTTGGACGCGCTGGAGAGGGGCGTGAAGGCCATTCCCCGTCTGCCGGACGAGGAGCGCGCGGCGGTGGAGGAGAGCCGCGCCCGCGAGGAGTCGGCGCTGGTGGAGGCCCGGGCGGTGCAGGCCCGGGCCGAGCAGGCGCTCCTCTGGTACACGGAGCGCTCGCGGCTGGTGGCACAGGAGGCGGATGCGGAACGGGCCCTTCAGGGCGCGGCGGAGGCGCTGCGGGCCGCGGAGCCTCGGAAGGCGGAGCTGGAGCGGGTGCGTGCCGCGGAAGTGTTGCGTGCTCCGCTGAACCGGGCGGACGAGGAGGCGCGGCGCCTGGCGGACGCGGAGTCGGCGCTGACGGCGCGGCGCGCGGAGGCGGAAGCGGCACGGGCCTCGGAGCAGGTGCGCGAGGAGGTGCGGGCGAAGGCGGAGGCGCGGGCGAAGGCGGCGGTGGATGCGGAGGCGGCCGCGCGCCCGGCATTGGAAGAGGCGGTGAAGCTGGACGCGGCGCTCGAGCGCGCGCGGAGCGATGCCCAGGAGGCAACGCGGAAGCTGGACGAGGCCCGGGAGGCCGAGCGGCGGGCCCAGGAGGAGGTGGCGCGGGTGGCGCGGGATGAGTCGTCCGCGCGCTCGGAGGTGGAGTCCGTGCGGACCTGGCTCACCGAGTACGCACGCCTGGAGGCGCTGGCTCGCGAGTGGCCTCGGTGGGACGCGGAGCTCACCCGCTATGGCCGCGCGGCGCGGGAGGAGGCCACGGCCCGCGAGTCGCTCGCGAAGGTGAGTGCCCAGGCTGGCGCGCTGAGCGCGGACGCCGAGCGCCGTCGTGAGGAGCGCCGGAAGGCGGGCGAGTCCGTGCAGGCGGCGGAGGCCACCGTGGCCAGCGCCGAGGCCGCGCTGGGGGTGGATGCCGGTGCGGAGCGGCGGGCCCGGCGGGAGTCGCTGCTGTCGCGGCAGGAGGGGCTGCGGACGCTGACGGAGGCGCGCAAGGGCGCGAGCGAGGCGGCCCGCGCCGAGCAGGAGGCCACCGAGGAAGCCGCGAGTGCCCGTCTGGAGCAGGGCGCCGCGACGGCCGAGGCCGAGGCCGCGAAGGTGCGCCGCATCGAGCGGGAGGCCGCGCTGAAGGAGGCACGGCGGGCGCTCACCGAGGCCCGGGCGACGCTGGACCTCGCGGAGCACCGCGCGGAGCTGCGCGATGGCCACCCCTGCCCGCTCTGTGGTGCCACCGAGCACCCCTACCGCCGCTCCGGCACCGCTCTGGAGGGGCTCGCCACGAAGGCGCGGGAGCGCGTGGAGGCGCTGGAAGGGGAGCTGAAGGCCGCGGTGCAGGAGGAGGCCTCGGCCAGCGCGCGCGCGTCGGCGGCGGGCCCACGTGCGTCCCAGGCGGAGACCCGGCGTGAAGCCGCGGCGAAGCGGCGGCTCCAGCAGCGCGAGGCGTGGAGCCACTCCCGCGCGAAGCTCCCGGGCGCGCTGCCCCCGGAGGACGTGGAGGCGCCGGACGTCGAGGCCTGGCTGGCGTCGGCGCTCGCGGAGGCGAAGGACCAGCTGGCCTCGCTGAAGGCCGAGGAGGAGATGGCGGAGAAGCTGGCCCGCGAGGCGAAGGAGGCCCGGGCCGCGCTGACCGTGGCGCGTGAGCGCCTCGACGCAGTGGAGAAGGTGCTGCGTCAGTCGGAGGAGGCACTGCGCCAGAACACCGAGGCCCAGGCCGCCGCCACCCGGGACGTGGAGCAGGCCACGCGCGTCCGCCAGGAGGTGCTGGCCGGGCTGGCGGCGCCCTTCAAGGACTCGCAGCGCTGGGAGGAGTCGCTGACGGCCGACCCGGCGAGCTTCCGCGCGCGCTGCGCGAAGTGGGTGACGGAGTGGAACACCCGCGAGCAGGCGCTCCGCGAGGCGGAGGCGCGCGTGGCGCAGGCGGAGAAGAACCGGGGTCCCGCGGAGACCCTCGCCAAGGAGCGGAGCTCCCAGGCCGAGCTGTGCGCACGGGAGCTGGCGCGGCTGGAGTCCGCGCTCCAGGAGACGCGGGCCGCGCGCGCGGCGGTGCTCGGAGGGCGTTCCACCGCCGAGGTGCGTGCCGAGCTGAAGCGGGAGTTGGAGGAGTCCTCCCGCCTCTTCGAGTCCGTGCGCACCGACGCCGAGAAGGCGAAACAGCAGGCCGCCGCCGCCGCCGCGCGCGTCGAGGAGGCGGTGCGCGCCCGTGAGTCCGCGAGCGCGGCCAGGGCCGAGGCCGAGGCGGCGCTCTCGTCGCAGCTCTCCGCCCGGGGCCTCACGCTCGAGTCCGTGCGGGCCCTGCTCGCGCGGGATGCCGCCTGGTGCGCGGCCGAGGAAACCGCGCTGACGGCACTCCGCCAGGCGCACGAGCACGCGCTCTCCGTACGCAAGGAGCGCGAGGGCCAGCGCACCCGGCACGAGTCCACTGGCCTCCCGTCCATCGCCGAGGCGGATGCTCCGAAAGCGTGCGAAGACGCCCGCGCGGACACCGAGGCCCGGCGCCAGGCCGCCGCCACCCTGAAGGCCCGGCTCGACCAGGATGACGAGGCCCGCCGCCGTCAGGGCGAGCAGGCCCGGCTCCTGGAGGAGTTGCAGCGCGCCAGCGGCGTGTGGCGCACGCTCAGCGAGCTCATCGGCTCGCACGATGGCCGCAAGTTCAAGGTGTTCGCCCAGAGTCTCACCCTGGATGCGCTCCTGCACCACGCCAACGCGCACCTCGAGGAGCTGGCCCCTCGCTACCGCCTCATGCGCGTGCCGAAGTACGACCTGGACCTCCAGGTGGTGGATCAGGACATGGGCGACGAGGTGCGCGCCGTCTCCAGCCTCTCGGGCGGGGAGAGCTTCCTCGTCTCGCTGGCGCTCGCCCTGGGCCTCGCCTCGCTCTCCTCGGAGACGACCCAGGTGGAGACGCTCTTCATCGACGAGGGCTTCGGCACGCTCGACCCGGAGACCCTGGAGGTGGCCCTGGCCACGCTCGATGCGCTCCAGGCCACCGGCCGGCAGGTGGGCATCATCTCCCACGTGTCGGGACTGGCCGAGCGCATCGGCGTGCAGGTGCGCGTGGTGAAGCAGGGCGCCGGGCGCAGCCGGCTCGTCGTGATGGGCGAGCCGGGACTCCTCGCCTCCCTGGTTCCCGATGCGAGGCCCTCGGCGTCGGTGGGGTAGGGCCTCAGCTCAGCGGGCCGGCCAGGCTCGCCAGGTAGCGGTCCAGCGTCTGGGAGAAGCTGGGGTCGTCGTTGACGAAGGCGAGCCCCACGCCTCCTTTATACGGATCATCCACCACGTGCACCACCAGGGCGTCTCCCTGGAGGCGCTCGCCGTTGGGCAGCTTCACCAGCACCGTCACCACGCTGTCCACGGGCGGGCGGTGCGCCGTGCGCACGAAGAGGCCCCCGTTGGAGATGTTCGTCGCGTGCTCGCGCACGAAGTCCAGCTCCGTGCGGAACTCCATCTCCAGCTTCACCGCGAAGCGGCGGCCCCGGCGCTGCGTGTCGAACGTCTCGTAGACCTGGCCGGCGGGCCTGTCATCCGTCTCCGCCGGCTCGGGTTCAGGCTCGGGCTCGGGAGCGGTGGGCTTCGCGGCCGGCGCGGCCTCCTCGGGCTCGGGGGTGGAGTCCGTCGCGGCCCTGGCCGTGTCTTCGAAGAAGGCGATGGGCACGGAGGCGGGCCCCGGTGGAGGCCCGTCCGGGATGGGCTCGCGCACGGCGAGCTGCTGCAGGTGCCCGTGCAGCACGATGGCCGCCGCCTCGAAGTCCTCCAGGGCGTGCGTGTCCGGCCCGGTGAGCGCGCCCTCGCGGAACGCATCGCGCTGCGCCTTGGGCAGGCGCCACAGCTCCACCAGCGTCCCACCGCTCTGCTGCACCTGCTCCGTCAGCGCCTCCACCGCCGCTCGCGGGTAGCTGGGCACCTCCACCTTCAGCTCCAGCGACGCCTCCGCCTCTCGCAGGGCCACGACGATGCCAGGCGGCTTCGGCGAGGGCAGCAACGCCCCGAGCCCCTCCACCAGCTCCCGCACCCGCTCCGCACGGGCCGAGCCGTTCCACAACGCCGCGAGACCGAACACTGGCACGTCGACGGAGGATAGCCGAGCCTGCCTCCCCTGGGTCATCTATCGTGTATTTCCTGTTAATGGCCGTTCTGCAACCGGACAGCTGCAAATGTTCCAGGCGCCTGGACACCTACCATGCGGGCATCAGTCAACTGGAGACATGCGCCTAGACTCCCACCTCAACAAAGGAGGAGTGCAATCGTAGGCTTCGCGGAATGCAGTCCCCCTCTTACCACCTCCTCACTTCCGCGGGTTTCGATTTGCTATGAGTGTCCCTTCCAGATTCCTTGCGGCCGCTCTGCTCGTGGCCGCTCTCGTTACGGGTTGTCCGGGTCCAGGAGTCGATCCGGGCGAAGATGATGCCGGTCATGTCGACCCCATTCCCACCGACGACGGTGGCACCCCAGACGCCGGTGATGGAGGTTCTCCCGACGGTGGTGGCCAGAATCCCGACCAGGTCGAGATTCCGGTGCCCAGCACTCGCGATCCGAACAACAACAAGATCGACACCGACTGCGACGGCCTGTCGAACGCGGAGGAGTGGGGCAACCTCTACGCGCCGGGCAGCCTGAAGACGAAGCCGGGCGTGCGCGACTCGGACGGCGACGGCCTGCGCGACGGCGTCGAGGTGGGTCGCACCACCAGCAGCTTCAATACGACCGCGGAATGCCTGGCCCTCTTCATCGCCGACGCGGACCCGGCCACCCGGACCAACCCCACCAACCCGGATACGGATGGTGACGGCCTGAAGGACGGCCTGGAGGACACCAACCGCAACGGCAGGAAGGACCCGGGTGAGACGGACCCGGCCAACCCGGACACGGACGGAGATGGTCTGCTGGACGGCGCCGAGGACGCCAACCTCAACGGCGTGCTGGACCTGGGCGAGACCGACCCGCGCCTGCGTGACATGGACGGCGATGGACTCTCGGACAACATCGAGCTGAACGTCACCCGCACCGACCCGCGCAACCCCGACACGGACAACGACACCTGCAAGGACGGCGCGGAGGACATCAACGGCAACGGCCAGAAGGACCCGGGCGATACGGATCCGCTCAACGGCAAGGACTGCGGCACGGGCACCCGGCCGGACTCGGACAACGATGGCCAGCCGGACGACGTCGAGGATCGCAACGGCAACGGCATCGTGGACCCGGGCGAGACCGACAAGAACAACCCCGACACGGACGGTGACGGGCTGAAGGACGGCGTGGAGGACAAGGACCACAACGGCGCGGTGGACTCGGGCGAGTCGAACCCCCTCTCCAAGGACTCGGACTGCGACGGCCTGCTCGATGGCCCCAACCAGGGCACCTTCCTGGGCGAGGACGTCAACGGCAACGGCCTGAAGGATCCGGGTGAGACCGACCCGTCCAAGCGCGACACCGACGGCGACGGCCTGCTGGACGGCGTGGAGCGCGGTGTCACCACCGCCGCGGCTCCCGTCACCAATTGCGGCTACTCCGGCGACCAGGACCCGGGCACCAAGACGGACCCCCTGGACAACGACTCGGACAACGACGGCATCGCCGACGGCGCCGAGGACGCCAACCAGAACGGCCGCAAGGACCCCGGCGAGCTGGACCCGAAGAATGGCGCGGATGGCGCCGTCAACACGCCGGCCGGCCAGGCCTGCTCCGCCAACAACCTGCGGCAGGTGACGTTCCGCGAGGACAGCGGCGGTGACGTCCGCCTGGCGCTCCGCCCCGAGTTCCAGGAGGTGAAGCAGATCGTCGTGAACGGCGGCGGCAAGGGTTTCGTCGGCTATGACGACACCCACAAGGTGGCGTTCATCGCCTTCAAGCGCGGGCAGGCGGGCACCTCGACCACGGCGATCGGTGACGAGGCGTACGTGCGCGGCCTGTTCAATCCGTCGGTGACGTCGACCACGATCACCACCCAGACCTTCACCACCTGGGACAACCACCCGGCGGTGCTGGCCTACTATGACCA
This DNA window, taken from Archangium lipolyticum, encodes the following:
- a CDS encoding AAA family ATPase, with the protein product MRILAIRGRNLTSLAGDFALELDQPPLDKLGLFAITGATGAGKSTLLDAMCLALFDRTPRLSDRGGAPVGRPDEDEEARLQANDVRGMLRRGAGEGFAEVDFLGKDGRRYRARWSVWRARNRAEGRFRPQEMSLTDAATQQTFGRTKSEVLKAIEERLGLSFDQFRRSALLAQGEFAAFLRADANERAELLERMTGTEVYSRVSMAAHQRHKSAQEELDALERGVKAIPRLPDEERAAVEESRAREESALVEARAVQARAEQALLWYTERSRLVAQEADAERALQGAAEALRAAEPRKAELERVRAAEVLRAPLNRADEEARRLADAESALTARRAEAEAARASEQVREEVRAKAEARAKAAVDAEAAARPALEEAVKLDAALERARSDAQEATRKLDEAREAERRAQEEVARVARDESSARSEVESVRTWLTEYARLEALAREWPRWDAELTRYGRAAREEATARESLAKVSAQAGALSADAERRREERRKAGESVQAAEATVASAEAALGVDAGAERRARRESLLSRQEGLRTLTEARKGASEAARAEQEATEEAASARLEQGAATAEAEAAKVRRIEREAALKEARRALTEARATLDLAEHRAELRDGHPCPLCGATEHPYRRSGTALEGLATKARERVEALEGELKAAVQEEASASARASAAGPRASQAETRREAAAKRRLQQREAWSHSRAKLPGALPPEDVEAPDVEAWLASALAEAKDQLASLKAEEEMAEKLAREAKEARAALTVARERLDAVEKVLRQSEEALRQNTEAQAAATRDVEQATRVRQEVLAGLAAPFKDSQRWEESLTADPASFRARCAKWVTEWNTREQALREAEARVAQAEKNRGPAETLAKERSSQAELCARELARLESALQETRAARAAVLGGRSTAEVRAELKRELEESSRLFESVRTDAEKAKQQAAAAAARVEEAVRARESASAARAEAEAALSSQLSARGLTLESVRALLARDAAWCAAEETALTALRQAHEHALSVRKEREGQRTRHESTGLPSIAEADAPKACEDARADTEARRQAAATLKARLDQDDEARRRQGEQARLLEELQRASGVWRTLSELIGSHDGRKFKVFAQSLTLDALLHHANAHLEELAPRYRLMRVPKYDLDLQVVDQDMGDEVRAVSSLSGGESFLVSLALALGLASLSSETTQVETLFIDEGFGTLDPETLEVALATLDALQATGRQVGIISHVSGLAERIGVQVRVVKQGAGRSRLVVMGEPGLLASLVPDARPSASVG
- a CDS encoding TIGR02266 family protein produces the protein MTQGRQARLSSVDVPVFGLAALWNGSARAERVRELVEGLGALLPSPKPPGIVVALREAEASLELKVEVPSYPRAAVEALTEQVQQSGGTLVELWRLPKAQRDAFREGALTGPDTHALEDFEAAAIVLHGHLQQLAVREPIPDGPPPGPASVPIAFFEDTARAATDSTPEPEEAAPAAKPTAPEPEPEPEPAETDDRPAGQVYETFDTQRRGRRFAVKLEMEFRTELDFVREHATNISNGGLFVRTAHRPPVDSVVTVLVKLPNGERLQGDALVVHVVDDPYKGGVGLAFVNDDPSFSQTLDRYLASLAGPLS
- the cglD gene encoding adventurous gliding motility lipoprotein CglD; its protein translation is MSVPSRFLAAALLVAALVTGCPGPGVDPGEDDAGHVDPIPTDDGGTPDAGDGGSPDGGGQNPDQVEIPVPSTRDPNNNKIDTDCDGLSNAEEWGNLYAPGSLKTKPGVRDSDGDGLRDGVEVGRTTSSFNTTAECLALFIADADPATRTNPTNPDTDGDGLKDGLEDTNRNGRKDPGETDPANPDTDGDGLLDGAEDANLNGVLDLGETDPRLRDMDGDGLSDNIELNVTRTDPRNPDTDNDTCKDGAEDINGNGQKDPGDTDPLNGKDCGTGTRPDSDNDGQPDDVEDRNGNGIVDPGETDKNNPDTDGDGLKDGVEDKDHNGAVDSGESNPLSKDSDCDGLLDGPNQGTFLGEDVNGNGLKDPGETDPSKRDTDGDGLLDGVERGVTTAAAPVTNCGYSGDQDPGTKTDPLDNDSDNDGIADGAEDANQNGRKDPGELDPKNGADGAVNTPAGQACSANNLRQVTFREDSGGDVRLALRPEFQEVKQIVVNGGGKGFVGYDDTHKVAFIAFKRGQAGTSTTAIGDEAYVRGLFNPSVTSTTITTQTFTTWDNHPAVLAYYDQPATTNLRDYANTMANSLVGAGAGTLTGGSGVTGPYKIQAQYVHRSNSSVLVVLAITPANRFVEPGLFVMSDTAGGTALAQFGDADAVQCETFTTGNGMADFLFVVDDSGSMETSQNALGQAATAVANRLSNSQLDWRIAMVSSSYTQTGYGIPNAGVFRGFTNNIDQFKAWLVKGATCPDPTQGCWIGISGSSDEKSLHSARGAVDHMTNAGTAAAQKYRPGAKLVVIILTDVRDTNDNTPVSTYIDYFKGANPTGQLIQMHGIICDPAGGGECYPGEPINDQRHIEVIQATGGVTGSIRSATSIQNTINTIMDSAIASSGYRTLKPPIGASVRVAVASVRDPSQCNASDLPRSRVNGFDVDGVSQALAFYGACRPAAAGSTQAAISYRYWSDLTPNKDGNPPPCSGDTGYYDPTQADFCKNNLVCNRQTNRCECPSNCGGGGSPGQVCNTSKDVCGFVCAADCGGACGSFQQCNTSTCSCQCVASATCAPGFKFNAASCSCVCDTAALNCGSTYQADPNSCSCVCKDNCGGSCTGSTTCNMSTCRCEGKIG